The nucleotide window TCGGACTTGGGTTCTCTATTGTAGAAGTGATGAGGAACTCCCCTTTGGGCCGGAAGGAAGGATGAGAATAACGATGTCAGCGGATTTTATAGGCCTGCATGAAGGCAAGTGGACCACGGAACCCGTTGCTGCGCGGATGGATGGGGATCGTTTCGTCGTGGAAGCTCAGGAAGGCAGTGACTTCTGGGAGAAAACATTCTATGGATTCTGTCATCGGAATGGACACGCCATGCTTACACCATGGGATGGGACGGAAGCAATCGAAGTATCTTTCGATCTGAGTTCATTTACCGAATTGTATGATCAGGCGGGATTAATGTTATGGTACGGAGAAGATCAATGGATCAAGGCTGGAGTTGAGGTCAATGATGGCGTAGCTCACGTTGGAGCCGTCGTAACGGATACGTATTCCGATTGGTCATTATCTCCTGTGCCAGAGTGGGGTGGACGGATCGTAACGATTAGAGCCTCTTACAGTAATGAGGCAGTTGTCATCCGTGCTCGCACAGACGAGCATGCCTGGCGTACGATTCGGGTTGCACGGTTTGCCCATCCGACGAACAAACAAGCAGGTCCATTTCTGTGTTCACCGAAGCGTGCAGGATTCGAGGTAGCCTTTACCAAGTGGAAATCCACCGCACCCGATGAAGACTTGCACACAGATCCACCGATTACGGATTAAAACAAGTTATGCCAAGCATATCTACCTTAGAAAGTAAAACAACACAAATAAGCAAGTCTTCTATCAGCGGAGGACTTGCTTATTTTCGTGTTTGAACATCGGATTATGAAGTGTACTTGATAGAGTACTCTAGGTACTCATATTCATACTTCAACGTGTGAATCGAGTTCTTTCGCATCTACAGCGAAGGTCCTTGCGAACCTTGT belongs to Paenibacillus sp. FSL H8-0079 and includes:
- a CDS encoding DUF1349 domain-containing protein — protein: MSADFIGLHEGKWTTEPVAARMDGDRFVVEAQEGSDFWEKTFYGFCHRNGHAMLTPWDGTEAIEVSFDLSSFTELYDQAGLMLWYGEDQWIKAGVEVNDGVAHVGAVVTDTYSDWSLSPVPEWGGRIVTIRASYSNEAVVIRARTDEHAWRTIRVARFAHPTNKQAGPFLCSPKRAGFEVAFTKWKSTAPDEDLHTDPPITD